One segment of Prionailurus bengalensis isolate Pbe53 chromosome X, Fcat_Pben_1.1_paternal_pri, whole genome shotgun sequence DNA contains the following:
- the KCNE5 gene encoding potassium voltage-gated channel subfamily E regulatory beta subunit 5, which produces MNCSESQRLRTLLSRLLLELHHRGNASGLGAGPGPSMGMGVGPDPFVGREATSAKGDDAYLYILLIMIFYACLAGGLILAYTRSRKLVEAKDEPAQACAAHEWAAADAETAAGSPAQGRRQLGPGAPPAPAQGAEGV; this is translated from the coding sequence ATGAACTGCAGCGAGAGCCAGCGGCTGCGCACCCTCCTCAGCCGCCTGCTGCTCGAGCTGCACCACCGGGGCAACGCCAGCGGCCTGGGCGCCGGCCCCGGCCCGAGCATGGGTATGGGGGTCGGGCCCGACCCGTTCGTGGGCCGCGAGGCGACCAGCGCCAAGGGCGACGACGCCTATCTCTACATCCTGCTCATCATGATCTTCTACGCCTGCCTGGCCGGGGGCCTCATCCTGGCCTACACCCGCTCCCGCAAGCTCGTCGAGGCCAAGGACGAGCCGGCCCAGGCCTGCGCGGCGCACGAGTGGGCCGCCGCCGACGCCGAGACTGCGGCCGGCTCGCCGGCCCAGGGCCGCCGCCAGCTTGGCCCCGGGGCGCCGCCCGCCCCGGCCCAGGGCGCCGAGGGGGTCTAG